The proteins below are encoded in one region of Candidatus Goldiibacteriota bacterium:
- a CDS encoding glycoside hydrolase family 9 protein, with the protein MNLKLIKKSIISILLILCVLPVFASEISGKIRLNSVGFKPEMAKFATVAGKCGEFTVKSAADNKAVYNGKVLKSVFDKETGEDLCTIDFSGLTTPGTYYIEAAHAGRSCNFVISENVYDSVFYTLVMGMYLWRCGTAVSAVHNGNTFSAEECHTDDAYLDYVGGTGRKDGTGGWHDAGDYGKYTVNAGITVGLMLKAWEQYGDIIKRIKLDIPESGGAIPDYLAEIKYETDWLLKMQADDGSVYHKISTLSFPGAVMPDRDRARRYFVPWSSAATADFAAVLAAMAKNLKPYDSSAAENYILAAENAARFLKANPDNHKSDQKDFSTGAYDTGDSDDRLWMYAELWDATGKSEYLKEFEKAAAQYPSKFDTDWDWPNVKNLGMVTYLFSKREGKNNTLIDDMKKQLIACADSITKTASENPYARGLGTSYYWGCNGSVARQPLILRSANLIKPDEAYLKTAADAAAHIFGRNYYGRSYVTGIGHNPPLDPHDRRSMADNQKEPWPGYLVGGGHDAKGWKDEYGSFATNEIAINWNASLIYALAGLLYDGPEYTPTATITGTPPTATATFTPVPKDLIYDGDTKGKRIKDGTEGQPEGVMDFNGGVKGRALRMHFLGNNTEIQKIWRLKKPADPQGYNYIEFDIKTVKGVMPELYFGLSMGASGDMMLNVNDYSEKPVSEKWTKARFPVQDMMVSGDKFISELMWIGIADKVTIILLDNIKLVNYTPPTPTISQTHSVTPYVTATPTSTITPTGTVTPFVTSTPTETTTPTCTASPTITITFTVTPETGVKILIDNSSNPGSKNLLGYIWYTYDDKSNNGTSEIWPKPGSNFEKSGSGKDNKGKAVVMKGKVTTMFQWGYIGMGTKLSADGQTINLTKCGGVRFWHKGDGKKYRVKLISTHPDFKQGEGDNHLGVEFETSGEWQLFDMSIYSFVKEPYWGSFVEPDDALSMIKDIQWQTREQPHQSVELMIDGVEIYGCEK; encoded by the coding sequence ATGAACCTTAAACTGATTAAAAAATCCATAATATCCATTCTGTTAATACTTTGCGTATTGCCTGTTTTTGCCTCTGAAATCAGCGGTAAAATCCGCCTTAATTCCGTGGGGTTTAAGCCGGAAATGGCAAAGTTTGCCACTGTCGCGGGTAAGTGCGGTGAATTTACTGTAAAGTCTGCCGCGGATAATAAAGCGGTATATAATGGAAAGGTATTAAAGTCTGTGTTTGACAAAGAAACTGGGGAGGATTTATGCACCATTGATTTTTCCGGTCTTACAACCCCGGGTACATATTATATAGAAGCCGCGCATGCGGGCAGGTCGTGTAATTTTGTAATTTCTGAAAATGTTTATGATTCAGTTTTTTATACGTTAGTAATGGGAATGTACCTTTGGAGATGCGGCACCGCTGTAAGTGCCGTACATAATGGCAATACTTTTAGCGCCGAAGAGTGCCATACAGATGACGCTTATCTTGATTATGTGGGCGGCACAGGCAGAAAAGACGGCACAGGCGGCTGGCACGACGCGGGCGATTACGGGAAATATACGGTCAACGCCGGCATCACAGTAGGGCTTATGTTAAAAGCGTGGGAGCAGTACGGCGATATTATAAAAAGGATAAAACTTGATATTCCCGAATCGGGCGGCGCAATACCGGATTACCTGGCGGAGATAAAATATGAAACAGACTGGCTTTTAAAAATGCAGGCGGATGACGGCAGCGTTTATCATAAAATTTCAACATTATCATTTCCCGGCGCGGTAATGCCGGACAGGGACAGGGCGCGCAGGTATTTTGTGCCGTGGTCAAGCGCGGCTACCGCGGACTTTGCCGCTGTGCTTGCTGCTATGGCAAAAAATTTAAAACCTTATGATTCATCCGCGGCAGAGAATTATATTTTAGCCGCGGAAAACGCGGCGCGTTTTTTAAAGGCAAATCCGGACAACCATAAATCCGACCAGAAAGATTTTTCCACCGGCGCTTATGACACGGGCGACAGCGATGACAGGCTGTGGATGTACGCGGAGCTGTGGGACGCGACAGGAAAATCAGAATATTTAAAAGAGTTTGAAAAAGCCGCGGCGCAGTATCCTTCCAAGTTTGACACAGACTGGGACTGGCCAAATGTAAAAAATCTTGGAATGGTTACCTACTTATTTTCAAAACGTGAAGGTAAAAATAATACCCTTATTGATGACATGAAAAAGCAGTTAATCGCCTGTGCCGATTCTATTACAAAAACCGCGTCTGAAAACCCGTACGCAAGGGGGCTTGGCACGTCCTATTACTGGGGATGCAACGGCAGCGTGGCAAGGCAGCCTTTAATACTGCGGTCAGCCAATTTAATAAAACCCGATGAAGCGTATTTAAAAACCGCCGCGGACGCCGCGGCGCACATATTTGGAAGAAACTATTACGGCAGGTCGTATGTGACCGGAATAGGGCACAATCCTCCTTTGGACCCGCACGACAGAAGATCCATGGCCGATAATCAGAAAGAGCCATGGCCGGGATATCTTGTCGGCGGCGGCCACGACGCAAAAGGGTGGAAAGATGAATACGGAAGTTTTGCGACAAATGAAATTGCCATAAACTGGAACGCGTCTTTAATATACGCGCTTGCGGGATTGTTATATGACGGCCCGGAATATACTCCCACTGCCACAATAACAGGGACGCCTCCCACGGCAACTGCCACATTCACGCCGGTGCCGAAAGATTTAATTTATGACGGCGACACAAAAGGCAAAAGGATAAAAGACGGAACAGAGGGGCAGCCGGAAGGCGTGATGGATTTTAACGGAGGGGTAAAAGGCAGGGCGTTAAGGATGCACTTTTTGGGAAATAATACAGAGATACAGAAAATATGGCGGTTAAAAAAACCCGCTGACCCGCAGGGTTATAACTACATTGAATTTGATATAAAAACTGTAAAAGGCGTTATGCCTGAATTGTATTTTGGTTTAAGCATGGGCGCTTCCGGCGATATGATGCTTAACGTCAATGATTATTCGGAAAAACCTGTTTCAGAAAAATGGACAAAAGCAAGGTTTCCGGTACAGGATATGATGGTTTCAGGTGATAAATTCATAAGCGAACTTATGTGGATAGGGATAGCGGATAAGGTGACAATTATTCTTTTGGATAATATCAAACTTGTCAACTACACCCCGCCTACACCCACAATATCGCAGACGCATTCTGTTACGCCGTATGTTACGGCCACTCCCACATCCACAATTACGCCCACAGGTACTGTAACGCCGTTTGTCACATCCACTCCCACAGAGACAACAACTCCCACGTGCACGGCTTCGCCCACGATTACAATTACTTTTACGGTAACACCTGAAACAGGGGTAAAAATACTTATAGATAATTCATCCAATCCGGGCTCTAAAAACCTTCTTGGATACATCTGGTACACCTATGATGATAAAAGTAATAACGGCACGTCAGAAATCTGGCCAAAGCCCGGCAGTAATTTTGAAAAAAGCGGCAGCGGAAAAGATAATAAAGGCAAAGCCGTTGTCATGAAAGGAAAGGTCACCACAATGTTTCAGTGGGGATACATAGGGATGGGGACAAAATTATCCGCGGACGGGCAGACAATAAATTTAACAAAGTGCGGCGGAGTGCGTTTCTGGCATAAAGGCGACGGCAAAAAATACAGGGTAAAATTAATCTCCACACACCCGGACTTTAAACAGGGCGAAGGCGATAATCATTTGGGCGTGGAATTTGAAACAAGCGGCGAATGGCAGCTTTTTGACATGTCCATTTACTCTTTTGTGAAAGAGCCTTACTGGGGCTCGTTTGTAGAACCGGATGACGCCCTTTCAATGATAAAGGACATCCAGTGGCAGACAAGGGAACAGCCCCACCAGAGCGTGGAACTGATGATAGATGGGGTGGAAATTTACGGCTGCGAAAAATAA
- a CDS encoding ATP-binding protein → MKTYIKRDIESRIKKYINAFPAVSLTGPRQCGKTTVLREVLGKEYAYVSLDDTRQRAMAINDPALFVKKLPEKVIIDELQYAPAVMSYIKIEIDNARYDEREIKGRFVITGSQNFLLMKSFTESLAGRVGILHMNTLSSGELAVFTGADSTRLLFEFACTRGTYPEPVLDKTMDIPGWYESYLTTYIDRDVRSLYNVGNLETYDKFIRILASRPGQLLNMAAVSNDCGVSASTIKKWLSILEASGIIFYLHPYHANVRTRLVKTPKIYFYDTGLVCRVNNIRTENDIYSHAMAGQIFENYCVSEAKKKLLNTSFYKSNMHFYRADKGPEIDLLVEEKGKFHLFEFKSGINVGSESAKNIELVIAKNKKVAWSTAHVVTLGDGAQMSHITQNVKITGLIGMLEILKGIE, encoded by the coding sequence ATGAAAACATACATAAAAAGAGATATTGAAAGCCGTATTAAGAAGTATATCAACGCTTTTCCCGCGGTTTCCCTTACCGGGCCGCGGCAATGCGGGAAAACAACCGTATTAAGGGAAGTGCTTGGTAAAGAATATGCCTATGTTTCTCTGGATGACACCAGGCAAAGAGCCATGGCAATAAATGATCCGGCTTTATTTGTTAAAAAACTGCCTGAAAAAGTAATTATTGATGAGTTACAATACGCACCTGCTGTAATGTCATACATTAAAATTGAAATTGACAATGCCCGTTATGATGAACGTGAAATAAAAGGAAGGTTTGTAATTACCGGTTCTCAGAATTTTTTACTTATGAAAAGTTTCACCGAGTCTCTTGCCGGCCGCGTGGGGATACTGCATATGAATACACTTAGTTCGGGCGAACTGGCTGTTTTTACCGGGGCTGATTCCACACGCCTTTTGTTTGAATTTGCATGCACCAGAGGAACATACCCGGAGCCTGTTTTGGACAAAACTATGGATATCCCGGGATGGTATGAAAGTTACCTGACAACATATATAGACAGGGATGTGCGCAGTCTTTACAATGTAGGGAATCTTGAAACTTACGATAAATTTATAAGGATACTTGCTTCAAGGCCGGGACAGCTGCTGAATATGGCGGCTGTTTCTAATGATTGCGGTGTATCTGCCAGTACAATAAAAAAATGGCTTTCTATACTTGAAGCAAGCGGTATTATATTCTATCTGCACCCATATCACGCCAATGTCAGGACAAGGCTTGTAAAAACACCAAAAATATACTTTTATGACACAGGCCTGGTCTGCAGAGTGAACAACATCAGAACGGAGAATGACATATATTCTCATGCCATGGCGGGGCAGATATTTGAGAATTACTGTGTCTCAGAGGCAAAAAAGAAACTGCTGAATACTTCGTTTTACAAAAGCAATATGCATTTTTACAGGGCTGATAAAGGGCCGGAAATAGACCTTTTGGTGGAAGAAAAAGGTAAGTTTCATTTGTTTGAGTTCAAATCGGGAATAAATGTAGGTTCTGAATCTGCAAAGAATATTGAGTTGGTTATAGCGAAGAATAAAAAGGTAGCCTGGTCCACGGCGCATGTTGTGACTCTTGGGGACGGCGCACAAATGTCTCATATAACGCAAAATGTAAAAATAACAGGCCTGATTGGAATGCTTGAAATATTGAAAGGTATTGAATAA
- a CDS encoding flavodoxin encodes MAKKILVAYGTFSGSTAETAEFIGKKLSEKGMHADVKPVNKIKSIEGYDGVIIGSAVVMGKIKGSVVKFVSARKDALLKVPVGYFLVCLTMQKDTPDSRKTAAGYLDPVRNVVKPVSEGLFAGKVDFKTLRFPMSLLTLMPAFKKGVPEGDYRDWAKIEKWARETVSKF; translated from the coding sequence ATGGCAAAGAAAATACTTGTGGCTTACGGTACTTTTTCGGGGTCAACGGCTGAAACCGCGGAGTTTATCGGCAAGAAACTTTCCGAAAAAGGAATGCACGCCGATGTGAAGCCCGTGAATAAAATTAAATCAATTGAAGGCTACGACGGTGTTATCATCGGCAGCGCGGTTGTTATGGGTAAAATAAAAGGCTCTGTCGTGAAATTTGTTTCCGCGCGCAAAGACGCGCTTTTAAAGGTTCCGGTGGGTTATTTTCTTGTCTGCCTGACAATGCAGAAAGACACGCCTGATAGCAGAAAGACCGCAGCCGGCTATCTGGACCCGGTAAGGAACGTTGTTAAGCCTGTAAGCGAAGGGCTGTTTGCGGGTAAGGTGGATTTTAAAACTCTGCGTTTTCCCATGAGCCTTTTAACCCTTATGCCGGCTTTTAAAAAAGGCGTGCCGGAGGGGGATTATAGGGACTGGGCAAAGATAGAAAAATGGGCGAGGGAAACAGTTTCAAAATTTTAA
- the pgl gene encoding 6-phosphogluconolactonase: MEITVHEFPDMKKLSAQSALYIAGIIKNSIENKGRCIIALSGGKSPKQVYEKLAEADINAGINWRRVFVFWGDERYTGHTSEDSNYYMTYRSFLSKVNIPQENIFRVPVEVSPASYAAVLYERMMEKFFMSMAAVNGKKRTPVFDLMLLGVGADGHTASLFPGHEAVNEKKRWVVSLKTADNMQERVTMTLPVINSACNVVFIVSGEGKGNIIRSVLEERGADKKEYPAAKITPETGTVWFVDKRAVK; the protein is encoded by the coding sequence ATGGAAATAACGGTTCATGAATTTCCTGATATGAAAAAATTAAGCGCGCAAAGCGCGCTGTATATCGCGGGTATTATTAAAAACAGCATTGAAAATAAAGGCAGGTGTATTATCGCGCTGTCCGGCGGAAAGTCTCCAAAGCAGGTATATGAAAAACTTGCGGAAGCTGATATTAACGCTGGAATCAACTGGCGCAGGGTTTTTGTTTTCTGGGGCGACGAACGCTACACAGGGCACACATCGGAAGACAGCAATTATTACATGACATACAGAAGTTTTCTTTCAAAGGTTAACATACCGCAGGAAAATATCTTCAGGGTGCCGGTGGAAGTATCTCCCGCGTCATACGCGGCTGTACTATATGAGCGCATGATGGAAAAGTTTTTTATGTCCATGGCCGCGGTAAACGGAAAAAAAAGGACGCCTGTTTTTGACCTTATGCTGTTAGGGGTGGGCGCGGACGGCCACACAGCGTCATTATTCCCCGGCCATGAAGCGGTTAACGAGAAAAAGAGATGGGTGGTAAGTTTAAAAACCGCTGATAATATGCAGGAACGCGTTACAATGACCCTGCCGGTTATAAATTCCGCGTGCAATGTGGTGTTTATAGTGTCCGGAGAAGGCAAGGGAAACATAATAAGGTCAGTGCTGGAAGAACGCGGAGCCGATAAAAAAGAATACCCCGCCGCGAAAATCACCCCCGAAACGGGAACGGTGTGGTTTGTGGATAAACGGGCTGTAAAGTAA
- the zwf gene encoding glucose-6-phosphate dehydrogenase: MENKGDKVQVHLNTQAHAACEIQKGVKCGVIIPGASGDLAFRKLIPSLYNLYCAGRVPEEFFVLGYARTKMDDSVFRKTVEESVRKSDKTVIETRLTDFLQRCFYVPGGYDDKDALLNLKKRADELAAKFDTGGSLIVHMATPPDVFGKITMCLHEAGLLKKTDDKSSFIRVMYEKPFGHDTDSAKELNLQLLQYLSEGQIYRIDHYFGKETVQNILVFRFANMIFEPVWNSEYIDHVQITFAEDIGVEHRAGYYEKYGALRDVFQNHMLQLAALIGMEHPAGLDEDSVRSEKIKFFKSITPFDESKLKDSVIMGQYGAGNNMTGYRQEQGVNSDSCTETYFALKMFVDNKRWEGVPFYIRAGKRLKRKMSQIAVVFKKVPSCMFCREHQGNAMSPNILVFAIQPEQGVNLTFQAKMPGSKMCLAPLEMKFNYNDLFGGQRSDDYETLILDCMRGDRTLFWSKEGVEISWQLLQPLLQKWESCGMGEKQQFLNMYQAGSWGPKEADMLIEKDGRKWIIKE, encoded by the coding sequence ATGGAAAATAAGGGCGATAAAGTTCAGGTGCATCTTAACACGCAGGCGCACGCCGCGTGTGAAATTCAAAAAGGGGTAAAATGCGGGGTGATAATACCGGGCGCCTCAGGCGATTTGGCTTTCAGAAAGCTTATTCCTTCCTTATATAACCTTTACTGCGCCGGCAGGGTGCCGGAAGAGTTTTTTGTTCTGGGGTACGCGCGCACAAAGATGGACGACAGCGTATTCAGAAAGACAGTTGAAGAATCGGTCAGAAAGTCGGATAAAACGGTTATTGAAACGCGGCTTACGGATTTTCTGCAAAGGTGTTTTTACGTCCCCGGCGGTTATGACGACAAGGACGCCCTTTTAAACCTGAAAAAACGCGCGGATGAACTGGCCGCGAAATTTGATACAGGCGGCAGCCTTATTGTCCATATGGCAACACCGCCGGATGTATTTGGAAAAATTACAATGTGCCTTCATGAAGCCGGGCTTTTAAAAAAAACAGATGATAAATCCTCTTTTATAAGGGTTATGTATGAAAAACCTTTTGGGCACGATACGGACAGCGCCAAAGAACTTAATCTTCAATTACTTCAATACCTTTCTGAAGGGCAGATATACCGTATTGACCATTACTTTGGCAAAGAGACCGTGCAGAATATTCTTGTATTCCGGTTTGCCAATATGATTTTTGAACCGGTTTGGAACAGCGAATACATTGACCATGTTCAGATAACTTTCGCGGAAGATATCGGCGTGGAACACAGGGCCGGGTATTATGAAAAGTACGGGGCGCTGCGCGACGTTTTTCAGAATCATATGCTTCAGCTTGCAGCCCTTATAGGTATGGAGCATCCCGCGGGCCTGGATGAGGACAGCGTAAGAAGTGAAAAGATTAAGTTTTTTAAATCAATAACCCCATTTGATGAAAGTAAATTAAAAGACAGTGTAATTATGGGGCAGTATGGCGCGGGTAATAATATGACAGGCTACAGGCAGGAACAGGGGGTTAATTCAGATTCCTGCACGGAAACCTATTTTGCCTTAAAGATGTTTGTGGATAATAAACGGTGGGAAGGCGTCCCTTTTTATATAAGGGCGGGAAAAAGGCTGAAACGCAAAATGTCGCAGATTGCCGTTGTGTTTAAAAAAGTGCCTTCATGCATGTTCTGCAGGGAACATCAGGGCAATGCAATGTCTCCCAACATACTGGTATTTGCAATTCAGCCGGAGCAGGGCGTAAACCTTACCTTTCAGGCAAAAATGCCGGGTTCTAAAATGTGCCTTGCCCCGCTTGAAATGAAATTCAATTACAATGATTTGTTCGGCGGGCAGAGATCCGATGATTATGAAACCCTTATACTGGACTGCATGCGGGGCGACCGGACGCTGTTCTGGAGCAAAGAAGGGGTTGAAATATCGTGGCAGCTTCTGCAGCCTTTGCTGCAAAAGTGGGAATCGTGCGGCATGGGCGAAAAACAGCAGTTTCTTAATATGTATCAGGCAGGCTCATGGGGCCCCAAAGAAGCGGATATGCTTATTGAAAAGGACGGCAGAAAGTGGATAATAAAAGAGTAA
- the gnd gene encoding decarboxylating 6-phosphogluconate dehydrogenase codes for MKLAVIGLGRMGLNMALRLARGGHNVVAYNRTQEKTKEAEKEKGIEGVYSLKEVVDKLDAPRVVWLMLPAGEVSQRHVDELKAMLKAGDIIVDGANSHYKDGITRAEELKKYGIMYVDAGVSGGVWGLNYGYGITAGGSKEAFNIIEPLLRTLSPEKGYLYCGRAGAGHYVKMVHNAIEYGMMEAYAEGFQILKASPYADDFDLKKIAGAWNHGSVIRSWMLGLLENAFEKDKGLSAIQGYVQDSGEARWALKEAVDSGVAADVIAASLFKRFNSRQKDVFANKITAALRNEFGGHETAGADADVKTNSASAGAVKHSGRNDGK; via the coding sequence ATGAAACTTGCTGTAATAGGGCTTGGCAGAATGGGATTAAATATGGCGCTGCGCCTGGCGCGCGGCGGGCATAATGTTGTTGCATATAACCGCACGCAGGAAAAAACAAAAGAAGCCGAAAAAGAAAAAGGGATAGAAGGCGTGTATTCGCTTAAAGAGGTTGTGGATAAACTTGACGCGCCGCGCGTGGTGTGGCTTATGCTGCCTGCGGGCGAAGTGTCGCAGCGGCACGTGGATGAATTAAAGGCGATGTTAAAAGCGGGCGATATTATTGTTGACGGCGCGAATTCGCATTATAAAGACGGGATAACACGCGCTGAAGAACTGAAAAAATACGGGATCATGTATGTGGACGCGGGCGTGTCCGGCGGCGTGTGGGGTTTAAATTACGGTTATGGCATAACAGCAGGCGGCAGCAAAGAGGCTTTTAATATAATAGAACCGTTGTTAAGAACTCTTTCTCCTGAAAAAGGGTATCTGTACTGCGGCAGGGCGGGCGCGGGCCATTATGTAAAGATGGTGCATAACGCGATAGAGTACGGCATGATGGAAGCGTACGCCGAGGGGTTTCAGATATTAAAAGCCTCGCCTTATGCCGATGATTTTGATTTAAAAAAGATTGCAGGGGCGTGGAATCACGGAAGTGTTATAAGGTCGTGGATGCTTGGGCTTTTAGAAAATGCTTTTGAAAAAGACAAAGGCCTGTCTGCAATTCAGGGATATGTGCAGGATTCCGGCGAAGCGCGCTGGGCTTTAAAAGAAGCGGTGGATTCGGGCGTGGCGGCGGATGTGATTGCGGCTTCTTTATTTAAAAGGTTTAATTCAAGGCAGAAGGATGTCTTTGCCAATAAAATAACGGCTGCTTTAAGAAATGAATTCGGCGGCCACGAGACTGCCGGCGCGGACGCGGACGTAAAAACCAATTCAGCTTCGGCAGGCGCGGTAAAACATTCCGGGAGAAATGATGGAAAATAA
- the tkt gene encoding transketolase, with protein MKITEELSINTLRMLSIDMVERAKSGHPGLPLGAAPMIYTLYSKFIKHNPADPKWADRDRFILSAGHGSALLYSLLHLYGYGISLDDLKNFRQFKSITPGHPEYGLTPGVEATTGPLGQGFAMGVGMAIAEKTLAGCFNKRGHSIIDHYIYGIVSDGDLMEGVASEAASLAGTMKLGKIIYLYDDNGISIEGDTDISFTENVKARFEAYGWHTPVVADGNDTYDIERAIHEAKREKNRPSLIIIKTHIGFGSPRQDNAQAHGEPLGKENVIKTKQFFGWPEDREFYVPKEVSDNFKEMAKTGAEAQRDWNERVEAYRSSFPKENRLLDKYLSGSINEELKKNLEFFTAGEKIATRTASGKIMNIIEKYMTEFMGGSADLAPSTKTELKGQGSFGISGMCSRNIHFGVREHAMGAIVNGLALHGGIIPYSATFLIFSDYMRPAIRLAALMKTHSIFVFTHDSIGLGEDGPTHQPVEQLPSLRMIPGLTVIRPADANETVAAWYMAVTQKMPFALVFTRQDLPVLDNEKYKVFENAQKGGYVLEHGGEKPDVLIIATGSEVHPALKAAELLRNRHLTARVVSLPSYEMFLRQTEVYRESVIPSHLTKRIVVEASHPAFFKGLAGDNGTVIGVEKFGASAPGDKVMENYGMAAENIAAKAAELLKKN; from the coding sequence GTGAAAATAACAGAAGAACTTTCAATAAACACGCTGCGCATGCTGTCCATAGATATGGTGGAACGCGCGAAATCCGGACATCCGGGGCTGCCTTTGGGCGCGGCGCCTATGATATATACTTTATATTCCAAATTCATAAAGCACAATCCGGCTGACCCGAAATGGGCGGACAGGGACCGTTTTATTCTGTCTGCGGGCCATGGAAGCGCGCTTCTATACTCGCTTCTTCATCTTTATGGATACGGTATTTCATTGGATGACCTGAAAAATTTCAGGCAGTTTAAAAGCATAACCCCCGGGCACCCTGAATACGGTTTAACTCCCGGTGTTGAAGCCACGACAGGGCCTCTGGGACAGGGGTTTGCAATGGGCGTCGGCATGGCAATCGCGGAAAAAACGCTTGCCGGGTGTTTTAATAAAAGAGGGCACAGTATAATAGACCACTACATTTACGGCATTGTATCGGACGGGGACCTTATGGAAGGCGTTGCTTCCGAAGCCGCGTCTCTTGCAGGTACAATGAAACTTGGAAAAATAATTTACCTGTATGATGATAACGGCATTTCCATAGAGGGCGACACGGATATATCTTTTACGGAAAATGTGAAAGCAAGGTTTGAAGCGTACGGCTGGCATACGCCTGTTGTGGCTGACGGCAATGACACTTATGATATTGAAAGGGCGATACACGAAGCAAAGCGGGAAAAAAACCGCCCGTCGCTTATAATTATAAAAACGCATATCGGTTTTGGCTCCCCCCGGCAGGATAACGCGCAGGCTCACGGCGAGCCTCTGGGAAAAGAAAATGTGATAAAGACAAAACAGTTTTTTGGCTGGCCCGAAGACAGGGAATTTTACGTGCCAAAGGAAGTGTCCGATAATTTTAAGGAAATGGCAAAAACCGGAGCGGAAGCGCAGCGCGACTGGAATGAAAGGGTGGAAGCTTACAGGTCATCATTCCCCAAAGAAAACAGGCTGCTGGATAAGTATTTAAGCGGCAGTATTAATGAAGAACTTAAAAAAAATCTGGAATTTTTCACCGCGGGTGAAAAAATTGCCACGCGCACGGCATCCGGAAAAATAATGAATATTATAGAAAAATATATGACGGAATTTATGGGCGGGTCGGCTGACCTGGCGCCGTCCACCAAAACAGAATTAAAAGGGCAGGGAAGTTTTGGCATTTCGGGTATGTGCAGCCGCAATATACATTTTGGCGTGCGCGAGCACGCAATGGGCGCGATTGTAAACGGCTTGGCGCTGCACGGCGGCATTATCCCGTATTCCGCCACATTTCTTATATTCTCTGATTACATGAGGCCCGCGATACGGCTTGCCGCGCTTATGAAAACGCATTCAATATTTGTTTTTACGCATGACAGCATAGGTCTTGGCGAAGACGGCCCCACGCACCAGCCGGTGGAACAGCTTCCGTCGCTTCGCATGATACCGGGGCTTACCGTGATAAGGCCGGCGGACGCGAATGAAACCGTGGCTGCGTGGTACATGGCGGTAACGCAAAAAATGCCTTTTGCCCTTGTATTCACGCGGCAGGACCTGCCTGTTTTGGATAATGAAAAATATAAAGTTTTTGAAAACGCGCAAAAAGGCGGGTATGTGCTGGAACACGGCGGTGAAAAACCGGATGTGTTAATAATAGCCACGGGTTCAGAAGTGCATCCCGCGTTAAAAGCCGCGGAGCTGTTAAGAAACAGGCATTTAACCGCAAGGGTTGTATCGCTTCCGTCCTATGAAATGTTTTTAAGGCAGACAGAAGTTTACCGTGAATCAGTAATACCTTCTCATTTAACAAAACGTATTGTTGTGGAAGCTTCGCATCCCGCGTTTTTTAAAGGCCTTGCGGGAGATAACGGAACAGTGATTGGTGTGGAAAAGTTTGGCGCGTCAGCGCCGGGCGATAAAGTGATGGAAAATTACGGCATGGCCGCAGAAAACATAGCGGCAAAAGCGGCAGAGCTTCTTAAAAAGAATTAA
- a CDS encoding nitroreductase family protein, whose translation MDVKDAINARRAHRAFDAVEISDETVKELADAASLAPSCFNNQPAKFIFVKGKEQLEKAKAALNKGNEWANKDSMIIAVLAKKDFDCVIKDRLYYLFDTGIAVGNLMLRAVELGLVAHPIAGYSPEKTREALSIPDEFEVVTLINVGKKGNDMSILSDWQKEQEDNRPARLPAENRYSIDMYSEKLNVKPAR comes from the coding sequence ATGGATGTAAAAGACGCGATAAACGCAAGGCGGGCGCACAGGGCGTTTGATGCTGTGGAGATTTCAGATGAAACAGTAAAAGAACTTGCAGACGCGGCGTCCCTTGCCCCTTCATGTTTTAACAATCAGCCGGCAAAATTCATATTTGTAAAAGGAAAAGAACAGCTGGAAAAAGCAAAGGCGGCTTTAAACAAAGGCAATGAATGGGCAAACAAAGACTCCATGATAATAGCTGTGCTTGCAAAAAAAGATTTTGACTGCGTGATTAAAGACAGGCTGTATTATCTTTTTGACACGGGAATAGCGGTGGGAAATTTAATGCTGCGTGCCGTGGAACTTGGGCTTGTGGCGCACCCAATTGCGGGGTACTCTCCGGAAAAAACAAGGGAAGCGCTTTCAATCCCGGATGAATTTGAAGTGGTAACGCTTATTAACGTGGGTAAAAAAGGCAATGACATGTCTATCCTGTCTGACTGGCAGAAAGAACAGGAAGACAACAGGCCGGCGCGCCTGCCCGCGGAAAACAGGTATTCAATTGATATGTATAGCGAAAAGTTAAATGTAAAACCCGCCAGGTGA